Proteins from one Corynebacterium epidermidicanis genomic window:
- the rpsT gene encoding 30S ribosomal protein S20 — translation MANIKSQIKRIKTNEKARVRNQAIRSGVRTEIRKFRAAVEAGDKAAAEAQLRVASRKLDKAVTKGVFHRNNAANKKSKMASAFNKMG, via the coding sequence ATGGCAAACATCAAGTCTCAGATCAAGCGCATCAAGACGAACGAAAAAGCTCGCGTGCGCAACCAGGCAATCCGCTCCGGTGTCCGCACCGAGATCCGCAAGTTCCGCGCTGCCGTGGAAGCTGGCGACAAGGCTGCTGCTGAAGCTCAGCTCCGCGTTGCTTCCCGCAAGCTGGACAAGGCTGTCACCAAGGGCGTATTCCACCGCAACAACGCTGCAAACAAGAAGTCCAAGATGGCTTCTGCCTTCAACAAGATGGGCTAA